The nucleotide sequence GTGCCGCCAGCTTCTTCAGGACTACGCGCCGGACGTGGAGGTCCTCTTGTCCCGCGAAGCGGGGAAGTGGGAGACCGCGCGCTTATCCGATCTACTGCCACGACCCTTTTCCTCCGATTTTCTGAAGTAGTCCTATGCCAACCGCAACCTATTCTCCTCCACCCGGCGCGCGTGCCAAACGCCGCGCGGGATTTCACCTCATCGGCATCGGCGGCGGCAGCGGCAGCGGCAAGACGATGGTCGCGCGCTCCGTCGAGGCTGCACTGGGACCGGACAAGGTACTGCTGATCGAGCAGGACAGCTACTATCGCGATCTCGCGCACATTCCCCTCGCCGAACGCCATCAGGTGAATTTCGATCATCCCAATGCGTTCGATAATGATTTCTTGATCTCGCATCTGCACGAACTGCTGGCCGGCCGTACGGTGCAAATGCCGGAATACGACTACACGCAGCACACGCGCTCCGACAAGGTGTTGGAAATTCAGCCGCGGCCGGTGATTCTGTTGGACGGGATTCTGGTTTTCGAAGACGCCCGGCTGCGCGATCTGATGGACATTCGCGTGTTCGTGGACACCGACGCCGACATTCGCCTCGCCCGCCGCATCCGCCGCGACATCTCCGAGCGCGGCCGCAATCTGCAAACCGTTCTCGAGCAGTACGAGAAGCAGGTGCGGCCCATGCACGAGCAGTTCGTGGATCCGTTCAAGCGCTACGCCGACATCATCATTCCGCAGGGCGGGATGAACACGGTGGGCGTGGATATGTTGGTCACGAAAGTGCGGGACCTGTTGCGGGCGGCCTGACGCGATACACAAAACTTGAGATTCCCTTGAAAGAGCAAGCCATTCGGCCGCCCGATCTGATGCGCGAGAGTCTCCGCCTGCACGCGGAGGACGTCCGGCTGCTGCTGACTCGCAAAATGGATTTCGTGACGGTGGATTGTCCGGCTTGCGGGTCCGGCGATTTCCGGACGCGCTTGGAGAAGGGCGGCTTCGATTTCGTGGCGTGCGCGCACTGCGAGACGTTGCTTGTCAATCCCCGGCCCTCGCCCGAGATGCTCGAGGAATTCTATGAGAAGTCCCAGAGCATCCGCCACTGGAGCACGAAAATCTATCCGGCGTCGGAGGAGGTACGACGGCAGAAAATCTTCGTTCCGCGCGCCGAGCAGGTAATCGAACTCTGCCGCAAACACCGCGTCGGTACGACCACACTGGTGGACATCGGAGCGGGATTCGGCACGTTCGGAGAAGAGCTTCGGAAGCGAAGCGTCTTCGAGACGGTGGTGGCAGTCGAGCCTTCACCGGAGCTTGCTGCATCTTGCCGACGCAAAGGGCTGACGGTGGTCGAGAGTGTGTTCGAGAAGGCGGAGATCGAGAACGCCGACGTCATCACCTGTTTTGAGCTGATCGAGCATCTCTTCTCGCCCCGTGACGTCGTGCGGTCGTGCCGCGAATCGCTGGCGGCGGGCGGGATGCTCATCCTTACCACTCCCAATGTCAAGGGCTTCGACATTCTCGTATTGGGCGGGGCGTCGGATACGGTCATCGGCCCCAATCATTTGAACTTGTTCCATCCGCAATCGCTGGCGATGCTGCTCGAGGAGTGCGGACTCGAGGTAATTGACACGCTGACTCCGGGGCTGCTCGACGCGGAACTGGTGCGAAAGAAGATGCTCAGCGGCGAAGTGGATGCTGCGGATCATTCCTTCTTGCGGCATTTGCTCATCGAACGTTGGGAGGAGCTGGGCGAGGCGTTTCAGGATTTCCTCGCGGGGCATCGCTTGTCTTCGCATATGTGGATGGTGGCGAGAAAGACGTAGAACCGGGAGGTCATCATGTTCTATCACGCTCAGTCCGCCGGCTACAAAGAAATGCTCCCCGGCGTGCATCTCAAGACGCTCGTTTTCGGCGAACGCACGCACTTCACCGAAGTCAGGTTCGTGAAGGGAGCGACGGTTCCCGTCCATCAGCATCCGCAGGAGCAGACCGGCTATCTCGTGAAAGGTTCGCTGCGGTTCGACGTGGACGGCGAGATCATCATCGCCAAGTCGGGCGACAGTTGGAATCTTCCCGCAAAATATTCCGCATGGTGCCGAAGCGCTCGAAGAGACGGTGGTGATCGAGGTCTTCTCGCCGGTGCGGGAGGATTATCTGGCACTGATGGATTGAGAGTAATTCGTTTTTCACGGAGACAAATCCAATGATTAGTCGCATCAGAGTCAAGTACTTCAAACGATTTGAGGAACAAGAGTTTGATCTCAAGGATAGTATTGTTCTTGCTGGTCCAAACAACGCGGGGAAGTCCACATTACTGCAAGCCGTTGCCGTTTGGAATCTAGCCATGTCGAAATGGCGGCAAGTGCATCCAGAAGGAACGAAGAAGGGCGAAGGCAGAGAGAAGCAGCGCCCGGGCATACCTATCACGCGGAAGGACTTTACGGCAATTCCACTACGAGAGATGAATTTGCTCTGGTACAATCGCAGCACGGCTTACAGTAAGGGTGAATCCAAGACCGCCAAGCAAGGATTCCCAAAACTCATGCAGATTACCCTTGAAGGTAAAGATTATCAAACAAACAACGATTGGGATCTAACATTCAATTTTCGATACAGTAGCACAGAGCAAGTCTACGCAACCCCGAGTTCAACGGGAAGCGATTTGGTACCAGGTGCTGCGACGCGGATACAAGTTGTCCATGTCCCTCCATTTTCGGGCATTGGATCCGATGAGACAGGCTACGACAGAGATTACCAGAATTTGCTTATTGGACAAGGCAAACCCGGTGACATTCTGCGTAATCTACTGCTTGATGTTTACAAGAACAGTCCCAATGATGAATGGAAGCAACTCACTGCCGTATTTCGCGATTTGTTTGATTATACTCTCTTGCCCCCTAAATACGAAAACCGTCCCTATATCGTGAGTGAATACCTGCCGGGAATCCCACTCAAAAAAGGATTTGGCGGATTGCCAACACTCGACATTTCCGTAGCAGGTAGTGGTTTGCATCAGGTATTGCTTCTGCTCGGTTTCTTTTTTGCGCGTCCTGCCTCGGTGTTATTGCTTGATGAACCAGATGCGCACTTGCACGTCATTCTCCAGAAGACCATCTATGACCGCTTGAGATCCTTAGCAAGTCAACGACAATGTCAGTTGTTGATAGCAACGCACTCGGAGGTATTGATTGAAGGCACTGATCCCACAAAGATCATCTCCTTTTTCGGCGAACCACATGTCTTGTTGAATGAAGGAGATCGAGATCGCATTCGCGAAGCACTTAGGCGACTGACAAGTCTAGACATCCTGTTGGCAGAACAGGCGCAATTTGTTCTGTATGTTGAGGGACAGTCCGATCTAGATATTCTTAAGTCGCTCGCAAAGGTGCTAAATCATGAGGCCTATCCACTGTTAATGAGCGAGCGCCTGTTCTGGCACTCGAATCAAGGTCGGCACCCGCAAGAGGCACGAGGTCATTTGTTTGCATTGCGAGCGAAAGTCGATGGCATAAAAGGTTTGCTCCTTCTGGACGGTGACAATCGTAACCTCCCTGACCAAGAGATTGCTGCAGATGGCTGTTTGTCTATCGTTCGCTGGAAGCGTTACGAAATTGAGAACTACCTTCTGCATCCTAATGCTCTTGAACGATTTATTACTGGGACACAGCAAGACCTATTCGCGCAAGGGCGAATTGCGAAGGCAAAGCAGTTTCTCCGGGATACATTCCCGCCCGATGCTATCCAACATCCCCATGGGGATAATCCTTATCTTGTTAGTGTGCCAGCCAGTAAGGAGATCCTTCCAGCCTTGTTCAAGGCTGTCGAAATGGCGGTAACAAAGAGCGAGTACTACAAGATTGCCGAACAGATGAAACCGGAAGAAATCCATCCGGAAGTTACCGATATTCTGAATAAGATCGTGGCAATGCACGATGCTGCCTAGAAATCTGGACACGGCAGGCCGTATCCCTGCGAGGGAGGAGATTCTGGACGCCCGCGCAGCATATCATGAAACGTGACATCTGCCATCGCGCGCGGTGTCCAGAATGACATGCGAGGCGCAGGGCTTATAACAACAACGACGGCCGGAGGCCGCCGAAGTTGTCGGGAAGACGTTCTATTTTCTCTATCGGCTATTTGACAAGCAACAGACGACGGACTTCAACGTTTCCATTCGGGGCGATCACGCGCAGGAAATAGCTTCCGGCGGGACCCATGGGCTGCCAGTGGAAGCGATACACTCCCACTGCGAGACGTTCATCGGCGAGCGTTTCAATCCTCCGTCCCATGATGTCAAAGACGTCGGCGCGCACCAATCCCGCTTGTGGCACCGTTAGATGGATTGTCGTCGCGGGATTGAAGGGATTCGGGGAAACGTTCACGCTGAACTTCGTCGGCAGCAATGCGATTTCCGGTTCCGCCGCCGAAACGACCGTCGAGAAATGCCGCCGGGTTTGACTTTCGATTTCCCGAATTCCGAACAGACAGCGCACCCACCACTCATACTGTCCTTCGGGAAGCGCGGTCAAATCCAGAGTGTAAACCGTGTCCTCTCCGGCAATGGTTTCGCTCGCCGTACCATTGGGCATTTGCCGCAGCAGGAAGGTATAGTTGGGATAGAGCAGCGAATTCGCCGCCGTCCACGTGAAGACCTGAGATTCCAAACCGGACAGATCGGCATTGTCGGGCGGAGACACCAAATCGAACGACGCATTGCCCTGAAAATAGAATGCGCGTTCACTGTCCGACCTTCGTGACTGACCGTCCCAATAGGCCATCACATACCAGCGATAGGCGGTATTGACATAGAGCCGACCGTTGAACGAATGGGACGTCGTCGCGATATTGGGAATGCGAACCGGAGGGATTCCCATAAAGCTGTCTTCCAATGTAATCGTCAGTTCATAAGTGACATTCGCGGGACGATTCAGCGCGTTCCACGTGAACAGGATGGGAACGTCGGGGATGGACGAGAATTCCGCGGGCAGGAGCAGATCGAAACCTGACTCGATGGGTCCGCCCATACCGTACAGAGGTATTTCAACTTCGGTGTGGTTGGGATCGGTGGTCGCGATTTGAACAGCACCTTGATAGGACTGCACCATCGGCGGAGTGAACGCAACTACGATGACGAAGGGGGAATCCGAAGCCGCCAGACTGAACGTCAGCCCGGAGAGTAGCGAGAAGCCCTCGCCGACATTGGCATCAATCACGCCGTCGAGGATACCGGTTCCGGTGTTCGTCACGGTAATGAACTCCATTCGGGTGTTGCCGATTCCGACGGTTCCGAAATCCAGAGAATCCGGGTCGAGGCTGATGACGGGTTGGGCCCGGAGCGCCGCCGCTCCGAGCGTGAGGACAGCAAACATCATGAGCAAGCGCATGGTGTGAACTCCGTTTGCACGTTTCGAGAAGTGGTTTGGTGGTTTTCTTGACAAAGGGCAACATTCAGACCTCACGCGCAAACATCTGTTATCGGAATAGATTCAGATTGCAGCGATCCCAGACTCTGTGAATGGATTAGGCGACTCTGTGCACGGACTATACAGGTGGACGGAGCGGCGGAGGCAATCCCGCCCTACGGCGATATTCGTTTCTGATTTCTCATTTCTAATTTCTGATTCTCCTCATGCATCCTTCTCCACGCAATACCGGTTGGATTGAGGTCATCTGCGGGCCGATGTTCTCGGGCAAGACCGAGGAACTGATTCGCAGACTCGTGCGCGCGCAGATCGCGCGGCAGAACGTAGAGATCTTCAAACCGCAGATTGACCAGCGCTACGCCAAGACCGAGATCGTCAGCCATTCGCAGATGGTGATTCCGTCGCGGCTGATCGAATCACCCTACGACATCCTCGAACACGCGCGCGAGGCCGACGTGGTGGGCGTGGACGAAGCGCAGTTCCTCGGGCTGAACCTCGTGGAGGTCGTGCAGCAGCTCGCCGACGAAGGCAAACGCATCATCATCGCCGGACTCGACACGGACTATCGCGGTATGCCGTTCGAACCGATTCCGCAGCTTCTCTGCATCGCCGAATACATTGACAAGACACTGGCGATCTGCGTGCAATGCGGCAATCCCGCCAAGCACACGCAACGGATCATTGAATCATCGGAGCGCGTTCTGGTCGGCGCGCGCGAAGCCTACGAACCACGCTGCCGCAAATGCTTCGTTCCCCCGCAACCCCTGCCGCCGGACGTGGAACAACTTGCGTTGGGAATGAAGAAGCGATAAGCACATGGATCGT is from bacterium and encodes:
- the udk gene encoding uridine kinase, translated to MPTATYSPPPGARAKRRAGFHLIGIGGGSGSGKTMVARSVEAALGPDKVLLIEQDSYYRDLAHIPLAERHQVNFDHPNAFDNDFLISHLHELLAGRTVQMPEYDYTQHTRSDKVLEIQPRPVILLDGILVFEDARLRDLMDIRVFVDTDADIRLARRIRRDISERGRNLQTVLEQYEKQVRPMHEQFVDPFKRYADIIIPQGGMNTVGVDMLVTKVRDLLRAA
- a CDS encoding class I SAM-dependent methyltransferase, whose amino-acid sequence is MRESLRLHAEDVRLLLTRKMDFVTVDCPACGSGDFRTRLEKGGFDFVACAHCETLLVNPRPSPEMLEEFYEKSQSIRHWSTKIYPASEEVRRQKIFVPRAEQVIELCRKHRVGTTTLVDIGAGFGTFGEELRKRSVFETVVAVEPSPELAASCRRKGLTVVESVFEKAEIENADVITCFELIEHLFSPRDVVRSCRESLAAGGMLILTTPNVKGFDILVLGGASDTVIGPNHLNLFHPQSLAMLLEECGLEVIDTLTPGLLDAELVRKKMLSGEVDAADHSFLRHLLIERWEELGEAFQDFLAGHRLSSHMWMVARKT
- a CDS encoding AAA family ATPase encodes the protein MISRIRVKYFKRFEEQEFDLKDSIVLAGPNNAGKSTLLQAVAVWNLAMSKWRQVHPEGTKKGEGREKQRPGIPITRKDFTAIPLREMNLLWYNRSTAYSKGESKTAKQGFPKLMQITLEGKDYQTNNDWDLTFNFRYSSTEQVYATPSSTGSDLVPGAATRIQVVHVPPFSGIGSDETGYDRDYQNLLIGQGKPGDILRNLLLDVYKNSPNDEWKQLTAVFRDLFDYTLLPPKYENRPYIVSEYLPGIPLKKGFGGLPTLDISVAGSGLHQVLLLLGFFFARPASVLLLDEPDAHLHVILQKTIYDRLRSLASQRQCQLLIATHSEVLIEGTDPTKIISFFGEPHVLLNEGDRDRIREALRRLTSLDILLAEQAQFVLYVEGQSDLDILKSLAKVLNHEAYPLLMSERLFWHSNQGRHPQEARGHLFALRAKVDGIKGLLLLDGDNRNLPDQEIAADGCLSIVRWKRYEIENYLLHPNALERFITGTQQDLFAQGRIAKAKQFLRDTFPPDAIQHPHGDNPYLVSVPASKEILPALFKAVEMAVTKSEYYKIAEQMKPEEIHPEVTDILNKIVAMHDAA
- a CDS encoding T9SS type A sorting domain-containing protein produces the protein MRLLMMFAVLTLGAAALRAQPVISLDPDSLDFGTVGIGNTRMEFITVTNTGTGILDGVIDANVGEGFSLLSGLTFSLAASDSPFVIVVAFTPPMVQSYQGAVQIATTDPNHTEVEIPLYGMGGPIESGFDLLLPAEFSSIPDVPILFTWNALNRPANVTYELTITLEDSFMGIPPVRIPNIATTSHSFNGRLYVNTAYRWYVMAYWDGQSRRSDSERAFYFQGNASFDLVSPPDNADLSGLESQVFTWTAANSLLYPNYTFLLRQMPNGTASETIAGEDTVYTLDLTALPEGQYEWWVRCLFGIREIESQTRRHFSTVVSAAEPEIALLPTKFSVNVSPNPFNPATTIHLTVPQAGLVRADVFDIMGRRIETLADERLAVGVYRFHWQPMGPAGSYFLRVIAPNGNVEVRRLLLVK
- a CDS encoding thymidine kinase encodes the protein MHPSPRNTGWIEVICGPMFSGKTEELIRRLVRAQIARQNVEIFKPQIDQRYAKTEIVSHSQMVIPSRLIESPYDILEHAREADVVGVDEAQFLGLNLVEVVQQLADEGKRIIIAGLDTDYRGMPFEPIPQLLCIAEYIDKTLAICVQCGNPAKHTQRIIESSERVLVGAREAYEPRCRKCFVPPQPLPPDVEQLALGMKKR